A single Natrinema pellirubrum DSM 15624 DNA region contains:
- the trpA gene encoding tryptophan synthase subunit alpha, whose translation MSDEDRRPEGGEPRNGERGGKRPASDESTEYDSEVEAAIRENHPALITYITAGDPSLADTKDYVEALDRGGSDLIELGLPFSEPIAEGRTIQDAINRALAAGTTPEGFFELVDDLETEAPLLVMTYYNMILQYGSEPDVRPFVERAAEAGLAGIIVPDLPAEEAEPLREACDDNGLDLVFIIAPTTEGERLDRIMSHVSGFAYVQARLGTTGARENVSGATHESLERLSEYDVPKAVGFGVSKGDHAAEIVEAGADGVIVGSALVDIIAEADTPADAVDRLEAKARELKEGARSGAETVTIDPEDAPEPEQP comes from the coding sequence ATGAGCGACGAGGATCGACGACCGGAGGGAGGAGAGCCTCGGAACGGCGAGCGGGGAGGGAAGCGACCCGCGAGCGACGAGTCGACCGAGTACGACAGCGAAGTCGAGGCCGCGATCCGGGAGAACCACCCCGCGCTGATCACCTACATCACCGCCGGTGACCCCTCGCTGGCCGACACCAAAGACTACGTCGAGGCGCTCGATCGGGGCGGCTCGGACCTGATCGAACTCGGGCTGCCGTTCTCGGAGCCGATCGCGGAGGGTCGGACGATTCAGGACGCCATCAACCGCGCGCTGGCGGCCGGGACGACCCCCGAGGGCTTTTTCGAACTGGTCGACGACCTCGAGACCGAGGCGCCGCTGCTGGTGATGACGTATTACAACATGATCCTCCAATACGGTTCGGAGCCCGACGTTCGGCCCTTCGTCGAGCGGGCGGCCGAAGCCGGCCTCGCGGGGATCATCGTTCCCGACCTCCCGGCGGAAGAGGCCGAGCCGCTGCGCGAGGCCTGCGACGACAACGGGCTCGATCTCGTCTTCATCATCGCGCCGACGACCGAGGGCGAGCGTCTGGATCGGATCATGTCCCATGTGTCGGGCTTTGCCTATGTCCAGGCCCGACTCGGGACGACGGGTGCGCGCGAGAACGTCTCGGGCGCGACCCACGAGAGCCTCGAGCGTCTCTCGGAGTACGACGTCCCCAAAGCCGTCGGCTTCGGGGTCAGTAAGGGCGACCACGCCGCGGAGATCGTCGAAGCCGGTGCCGACGGCGTCATCGTCGGCAGCGCGCTGGTCGACATCATCGCTGAGGCCGACACGCCCGCGGACGCGGTGGATCGACTCGAGGCGAAGGCCCGCGAACTCAAGGAAGGCGCGCGCAGCGGCGCGGAAACCGTCACGATCGATCCGGAAGATGCACCGGAACCAGAACAGCCATAA
- the trpB gene encoding tryptophan synthase subunit beta, whose protein sequence is MSTEHDHDDGDAGRTGTFGDYGGQYVPEALMPALQELEDAYERYVLENEDGFMDEFRERMHDFGGRPTPLQRADRLSDRYDREVYLKREDLLHGGAHKLNNALGQVLLAKYMGKERIIAETGAGQHGTATAMAAAHLDMPCEIYMGRTDVNRQRPNVYRMRMNGAEVNPVEAGSATLKEAINETMRDWATTVERTHYVIGSVVGPHPFPQMVRDFQAVIGDEIREQIREKAGRLPDSVVACAGGGSNTMGTFHAFVPADEVDLYAVEAGGSSLEIDEEEGMAPNSATLSTGTDGVLHGAMTKLLQAGDGQIVESHSVSAGLDYAGVGPELSHLVETGRVTPANVDDEAALNGFHRLSRLEGIIPALESSHALGYLEESADELGDLVVVNVSGRGDKDLETVLEETEKRDLEAAPDVEVFDG, encoded by the coding sequence ATGAGTACAGAACACGACCACGACGACGGCGACGCCGGACGGACGGGCACCTTCGGCGACTACGGCGGCCAGTACGTCCCCGAAGCGTTGATGCCGGCCTTACAGGAACTCGAGGACGCCTACGAGCGGTACGTCCTGGAAAACGAGGACGGCTTCATGGACGAGTTCCGCGAGCGGATGCACGATTTCGGCGGGCGGCCGACGCCGCTCCAGCGCGCGGACCGGCTGAGCGACCGCTACGACCGCGAGGTCTATCTCAAGCGCGAGGACCTGCTCCACGGCGGGGCCCACAAGCTCAACAACGCGCTCGGGCAGGTCCTGCTCGCGAAGTACATGGGCAAAGAGCGGATCATCGCCGAAACCGGCGCGGGCCAACACGGCACCGCGACGGCGATGGCCGCGGCCCACCTGGACATGCCCTGCGAGATCTACATGGGCCGAACCGACGTCAACCGCCAGCGTCCGAACGTCTACCGGATGCGGATGAACGGGGCCGAGGTCAACCCCGTCGAGGCCGGCAGCGCCACGCTGAAGGAGGCGATCAACGAGACGATGCGCGACTGGGCGACGACCGTCGAGCGGACCCACTACGTCATCGGCTCCGTCGTCGGCCCGCATCCGTTCCCGCAGATGGTTCGTGACTTCCAGGCGGTCATCGGCGACGAGATCCGCGAGCAGATCCGGGAGAAAGCGGGGCGACTGCCGGACAGCGTCGTCGCCTGCGCCGGCGGCGGCTCGAACACGATGGGCACCTTCCACGCGTTCGTCCCTGCTGACGAGGTCGACTTATACGCCGTCGAGGCCGGTGGCTCGAGCCTCGAGATCGACGAGGAAGAGGGGATGGCCCCCAACTCCGCGACGCTCTCGACGGGCACCGACGGCGTCCTCCACGGCGCGATGACGAAGCTCCTGCAGGCCGGCGACGGCCAGATCGTCGAATCCCACAGCGTCAGCGCGGGGCTTGACTACGCCGGCGTCGGGCCCGAACTCTCACATCTCGTCGAGACCGGTCGCGTGACGCCCGCGAACGTCGACGACGAGGCCGCGCTCAACGGCTTCCACCGACTCTCGCGGCTCGAGGGGATCATCCCCGCGCTCGAGTCGAGTCACGCGCTGGGGTATCTAGAGGAGTCCGCCGACGAACTCGGCGACCTCGTCGTCGTCAACGTCTCGGGACGTGGCGACAAGGACCTCGAGACCGTGTTAGAGGAGACCGAGAAACGGGATCTCGAGGCCGCACCGGACGTGGAGGTGTTCGACGGATGA
- a CDS encoding 2-amino-3,7-dideoxy-D-threo-hept-6-ulosonate synthase — translation MTTGIDARLDRIGTDDSYVIVPMDHGITMGAVQGLKDIESTIDGVTSGGADAVLTQKGIAPRVHENKNGKGYIVHLNGSTTIGPDEQDKRLTGTVDEAVRVGADAVSFHINVGSNHEPDQISQLSEVTERARQLGMPVLAMAYARGPGVDSTDPEALGHAVRLAEELGADIVKTGYSGDAESFQHVVESTRLPVIIAGGSKGSDRETIEMVRGTMDAGGAGISMGRSIFQHEDPEAIARAVAGVVHDDLSVDDALAEAGLALEA, via the coding sequence ATGACTACAGGAATCGACGCACGACTCGATCGAATCGGGACGGACGACTCGTACGTGATCGTCCCAATGGACCACGGCATCACAATGGGTGCCGTCCAGGGACTGAAAGACATCGAATCGACGATCGACGGGGTAACCAGCGGCGGTGCCGACGCCGTCCTCACGCAGAAAGGGATCGCGCCCCGCGTTCACGAGAACAAGAACGGAAAGGGCTACATCGTCCATCTCAACGGCTCGACGACGATCGGCCCCGACGAGCAGGACAAGCGACTGACCGGCACCGTCGACGAAGCGGTTCGGGTCGGTGCCGACGCCGTCTCCTTCCACATCAACGTCGGCTCGAATCACGAGCCCGATCAGATCAGCCAGCTCTCGGAGGTTACCGAGCGGGCCCGTCAGCTCGGGATGCCGGTCCTGGCGATGGCCTACGCCCGCGGCCCCGGCGTCGACTCGACGGACCCCGAAGCGCTGGGACACGCGGTTCGGCTCGCCGAGGAACTCGGTGCTGATATCGTCAAGACGGGATACAGCGGCGACGCCGAGAGCTTCCAGCACGTCGTCGAATCGACGCGACTGCCGGTCATCATCGCCGGCGGCTCGAAGGGAAGCGACCGCGAGACGATCGAGATGGTCCGCGGCACGATGGACGCCGGCGGCGCTGGCATCTCCATGGGTCGCTCGATTTTCCAGCACGAGGACCCCGAAGCCATCGCCCGGGCCGTCGCGGGCGTCGTCCACGACGATCTCTCGGTCGACGACGCGCTGGCCGAAGCAGGGCTGGCGCTCGAGGCCTGA